A window of the Candida orthopsilosis Co 90-125, chromosome 1 draft sequence genome harbors these coding sequences:
- a CDS encoding Cpa2 arginine-specific carbamoylphosphate synthetase, translated as MMLRNNIKLLSSGLKLLPRASIPVQRFNFATSADTHENKSIPSINDEALKYAGGDLLKKFKDEHAHKLVDVSKVLVIGSGGLSIGQAGEFDYSGSQAIKALKEANKQSILINPNIATNQTSHALADEIYYLPVTPEYITYIIERERPDGILLTFGGQTGLNVGVKLDKMGVFDRYGVKVLGTPIKTLETSEDRDLFAQALKEIDIPIAESIAVETVDDALKAADSVGYPIIVRSAYSLGGLGSGFAANKDELKNLAAQSLSLAPQILVEKSLKGWKEVEYEVVRDRVGNCITVCNMENFDPLGIHTGDSIVVAPSQTLSDEEYHMLRTAAIKIIRHLGVVGECNVQYALQPDGLDFRVIEVNARLSRSSALASKATGYPLAYTAAKIALGHTLPELPNPVTKTTSANFEPSLDYIVTKIPRWDLSKFQHVKRDIGSAMKSVGEVMAIGRNFEESFQKAIRQIDPSYIGFQGDYFENLDETLQNPTDRRWLAVGQALLHENYSVDKVHDLTKIDKWFLYKLMNIVNMYRELEFVGGLSNVNSDLMSRAKKLGFSDKQIGLCVGALELEVRKVRKDYGIIPFVKKIDTLAAEFPANTNYLYTTYNATSSDIDFNDKGTLVLGSGVYRIGSSVEFDWCAVSTARALRESGKKTIMINYNPETVSTDFDEVDRLYFEELSLERVLDIYELEHSSGVVVSVGGQLPQNIALSLQSNGCNVLGTNPEDIDKAEDRHKFSQILDSIGVDQPAWKELTSIEEAEIFADEVGYPVLVRPSYVLSGAAMSVIKSKDELDAKLSNASKVSRDHPVVISKFIEGAQEIDIDAVANEGQVLVHAVSEHVENAGVHSGDATLVLPPQNLSAVLLNRLKTIADKVAEAWKITGPFNMQIIKNDQDGTLDDEGCELKVIECNIRASRSFPFVSKVLGINFIDVAVKALIKEGVPQPVNLMDQKYDRVATKVPQFSFTRLAGADPFLGVEMASTGEVACFGRDLREAYWTSMQSTMNFHVPLPGQGILFGGDLGNDKLGNVAKELSGLGYNFYTASQPVADYISKNVSEPVEVIDFPKTDKRALREIFQDKNIGAVFNLAKSRAQDLLDEDYVMRRNAIDFAIPLFNEPNTSQLFASCLKVKIQNKTKFDEVPQNVVVPEEVQRWSEFIGGKPV; from the coding sequence ATGATGTTGAGAAATAATATCAAACTATTATCAAGCGGGCTCAAACTTTTACCAAGAGCATCGATACCAGTACAAAGATTTAACTTCGCTACAAGCGCAGACACCCATGAGAACAAGAGCATCCCATCGATAAATGATGAAGCATTGAAATATGCTGGtggtgatttgttgaagaaattcaaagacGAACACGCACACAAGCTAGTCGATGTTTCTAAAGTGCTCGTGATTGGATCTGGCGGTTTATCTATTGGGCAAGCTGGTGAATTCGATTATTCAGGGTCACAAGCTATTAAGGCATTGAAAGAGGCTAACAAACAATCTATTCTAATAAACCCAAATATTGCCACGAATCAAACTTCTCATGCGTTAGCTGATGAAATTTACTATTTGCCAGTGACACCAGAATACATTACCTATATaattgaaagagaaaggCCAGATGGTATTTTATTAACATTTGGCGGTCAAACAGGATTGAACGTCGGTGTAAAGCTAGACAAGATGGGTGTTTTTGATAGATACGGTGTCAAGGTTTTAGGAACACCAATCAAAACTTTGGAAACTTCTGAGGACCGTGATTTATTCGCTCAAGCATTAAAGGAAATTGACATACCAATTGCTGAATCCATTGCTGTTGAAACTGTCGATGATGCTTTAAAAGCTGCTGATTCAGTTGGGTATCCAATTATTGTCAGGTCGGCTTACTCATTAGGTGGTCTTGGCTCTGGATTTGCTGCTAACAAGGatgaattaaaaaatttagcTGCTCAATCACTTTCCTTGGCACCACAAATTTTGGTCgaaaaatcattgaaagGCTGGAAGGAAGTAGAGTATGAAGTCGTTCGTGACCGTGTTGGAAACTGTATCACTGTTTGTAATATGGAAAACTTTGATCCTTTGGGTATCCATACTGGTGACtccattgttgttgctcCATCACAAACTTTGAGTGACGAAGAATACCATATGTTGAGAACTGCTGCAATTAAAATTATTAGACATTTGGGTGTGGTTGGTGAATGTAATGTTCAATATGCATTGCAACCAGATGGTTTGGATTTCAGGGTCATTGAAGTGAATGCTCGTTTGTCACGTTCTTCAGCCTTGGCTTCGAAGGCTACTGGATACCCATTGGCATATACTGCTGCCAAGATCGCCCTAGGTCACACTTTACCTGAGTTGCCAAACCCTGTTACCAAAACCACATCGGCAAACTTTGAGCCATCTTTGGATTACATTGTCACCAAGATTCCACGTTGGGACTTGTCGAAATTCCAACACGTCAAGCGTGATATTGGATCGGCAATGAAGTCGGTCGGCGAGGTTATGGCTATTGGAAGAAATTTTGAGGAATCTTTCCAAAAAGCAATTAGACAAATTGATCCTTCATATATCGGTTTTCAAGGGGACTATTTTGAGAACTTGGACGAGACTTTGCAAAACCCCACTGACAGAAGATGGTTAGCCGTTGGACAAGCTTTGTTACATGAAAACTATTCGGTTGATAAAGTTCATGATTTgacaaaaattgataaatggTTTTTGTACAAATTGATGAACATTGTAAATATGTACCGCGAATTGGAATTTGTAGGTGGATTGTCAAACGTTAATAGCGATTTGATGAGTCGTGCCAAGAAATTGGGATTTTCAGATAAGCAAATTGGTCTTTGTGTTGGAgcattggaattggaagTGAGGAAAGTGAGGAAGGATTATGGTATTATTCCATTTGTAAAGAAGATTGACACATTGGCGGCTGAATTCCCAGCAAATACCAACTACTTGTACACCACCTACAATGCCACTAGCTctgatattgatttcaatgataaAGGTACATTGGTGTTGGGCTCTGGTGTTTATAGAATTGGTTCCTCcgttgaatttgattggtGTGCCGTGTCGACTGCTCGTGCATTGAGAGAAAGTGGTAAAAAGACAATAATGATCAACTATAATCCGGAAACTGTATCTACTGATTTCGACGAAGTTGACAGGTTATACTTTGAGGAATTGTCATTGGAAAGGGTATTGGATATTTACGAATTGGAACACTCATCCGGTGTTGTTGTCTCAGTGGGAGGCCAATTACCACAAAATATCGCATTGTCATTACAAAGCAATGGTTGTAATGTTCTTGGAACCAACCCAGAAGATATTGATAAAGCTGAGGATCGTCACAAGTTCTCCCAGATTCTTGACTCTATTGGAGTAGATCAACCAGCATGGAAAGAATTAACTTCAATTGAGGAAGCCGAAATCTTTGCCGATGAAGTAGGATATCCAGTACTTGTGCGTCCTTCATACGTTTTATCTGGAGCTGCAATGTCAGTCATCAAGAGcaaagatgaattggaCGCGAAATTATCAAACGCTTCGAAGGTCTCACGCGATCATCCAGTTGTTATctccaaattcattgaaggtgcacaagaaattgatattgatgctGTTGCAAATGAAGGTCAAGTCTTGGTTCATGCTGTTTCTGAGCATGTTGAAAATGCAGGTGTTCACTCTGGAGATGCCACTTTGGTTTTACCTCCACAAAATTTATCAGCAGTTTTGTTGAACCGTTTGAAAACCATTGCAGATAAGGTTGCCGAAGCTTGGAAAATCACGGGACCATTCAATATgcaaattatcaaaaatgacCAAGACGGAACCcttgatgatgaaggtTGTGAATTAAAGGTTATTGAATGTAATATTCGTGCATCCCGTTCTTTCCCATTCGTTTCAAAAGTGCTTGGTATCAACTTTATTGATGTCGCTGTAAAAGCCCTCATAAAAGAAGGCGTCCCACAACCTGTCAATCTTATGGACCAAAAATACGACCGTGTTGCTACTAAGGTACCGCAATTCTCATTTACTAGGTTGGCAGGCGCAGATCCATTCTTGGGAGTTGAGATGGCATCTACAGGTGAGGTTGCTTGTTTTGGTAGAGATTTACGTGAAGCTTACTGGACTAGTATGCAATCAACTATGAATTTCCATGTGCCATTACCTGGGCAAGGTATTTTGTTTGGTGGTGATTTAGGCAATGATAAGCTTGGAAATGTCGCCAAAGAGTTGTCTGGATTAGGTTACAACTTTTACACTGCTAGTCAACCAGTAGCAGATTATATTTCTAAGAATGTTTCCGAGCCAGTTGAAGTAATTGATTTCCCTAAAACAGATAAACGTGCTTTACGTGAAATTTTCCAGGACAAAAACATTGGCGCTGTATTTAACTTAGCCAAGTCAAGAGCCCAAGATTTGTTGGATGAGGATTATGTAATGAGAAGAAATGCCATTGATTTCGCCATTCCATTGTTCAATGAGCCAAACACATCACAGTTATTTGCTTCTTGTTTGAAGGTAAAGattcaaaataaaactaaatttgatgaagttcCCCAAAATGTTGTTGTCCCAGAGGAAGTTCAAAGATGGAGCGAATTTATTGGCGGTAAGCCAGTATAA
- a CDS encoding Prs prolyl-tRNA synthetase encodes MIHRVPKLYGNQLAKFKLDPSVPTSELLSRVGIVSYPRSGLVNWSKTGLLIQSKISAIIRKHLDSIQFEELGLSLLSYKAGWIKTGRWNQPEIFKLQNGKQEPDFLVVPTCEEEITQYARQALDSYKQLPLKFYQIKEKFRDEKRPRGGLLRGKEFLMKDGYSFDVNEEKALETYRSVVGAYHKIFEELGIPYAKAQADSGDIGGDMSHEWHYLNATGEDTVLSCDSCGHVSNQEKTISFPKDNESATGGDVSVRYFITKDKSTLVCAYYPTGRTLEPKFVQLEVPDIVLDVPEDKAFTEFSQVDELSKRVVRVMDARLNSRSNFPDFPVDFHNRSMITTLTDVPIVLAEGGEICGECDRGTLSEQKAIEVGHTFYLGDKYSKPLGLTVDVPEEGKVVNKTVMMGCYGIGVSRIVAAIAEINRDNDGLRWPRSLAPWEVTVVEATKNDGFGDVYSKMDFDYKLDDRDESLGLKIKQSNMTGIPIVVILGKKLPMVDIEVRGKRRDGQQQEGRYHVHIDNLSHTVNSLLIDM; translated from the coding sequence ATGATTCACAGAGTGCCCAAGCTATATGGCAACCAGCTTGCCAAATTCAAGTTGGACCCCAGTGTGCCCACACTGGAGCTACTATCGAGGGTAGGTATTGTATCGTATCCACGTTCCGGACTAGTCAATTGGTCAAAGACGGGCCTTCTCATTCAAAGCAAGATTAGTGCCATAATCCGGAAGCACTTGGATAGTATACAGTTTGAAGAGTTGGGTTTATCCTTACTATCGTACAAAGCAGGGTGGATAAAGACTGGCAGATGGAATCAACCGGAGATTTTCAAACTACAGAATGGTAAACAAGAACCAGACTTTCTAGTTGTTCCGACGTGTGAGGAGGAGATTACACAGTACGCTAGACAGGCATTGGATAGTTATAAGCAATTGCCACTCAAGTTTTACCAGATTAAAGAGAAGTTCCGTGATGAGAAAAGGCCGAGAGGAGGCTTACTTCGGGGAAAGGAATTTTTAATGAAGGACGGATATTCATTTGACGTCAACGAGGAGAAAGCATTAGAGACATACAGGTCAGTCGTTGGTGCTTATCACAAGATTTTTGAGGAGTTGGGAATTCCATATGCCAAAGCACAAGCAGATAGTGGTGACATTGGTGGAGATATGAGCCACGAATGGCACTATTTGAATGCCACGGGAGAGGATACAGTGCTTTCTTGCGACTCATGTGGTCATGTGTCCAACCAGGAAAAGACAATATCGTTTCCCAAAGACAATGAATCAGCCACAGGGGGAGATGTATCAGTAAGGTACTTCATCACAAAGGATAAATCAACGTTGGTATGTGCATACTATCCCACAGGAAGGACACTTGAGCCGAAATTTGTACAGCTTGAAGTACCCGACATAGTGTTGGATGTTCCGGAGGACAAAGCGTTTACAGAATTTTCACAAGTTGACGAATTGTCAAAAAGAGTTGTTCGTGTGATGGATGCACGGTTGAATTCGAGATCTAATTTTCCTGATTTTCCTGTAGATTTCCACAACAGATCTATGATCACAACGTTGACTGATGTGCCTATAGTTCTTGCCGAGGGGGGCGAGATATGCGGTGAGTGCGATAGAGGTACTTTAAGTGAGCAGAAAGCCATTGAGGTAGGCCACACTTTTTACCTAGGTGATAAGTACTCAAAGCCATTGGGGTTAACGGTGGATGTGCCAGAGGAGGGGAAGGTTGTGAACAAGACGGTAATGATGGGATGTTATGGTATAGGTGTTAGCCGAATTGTTGCGGCGATTGCAGAGATCAATCGTGACAATGACGGGTTACGCTGGCCACGGAGCCTTGCACCGTGGGAGGTTACAGTTGTTGAAGCGACAAAGAATGACGGTTTTGGGGATGTGTATTCCAAGATGGATTTTGACTACAAGCTAGACGACAGAGATGAATCCCTTGGACTCAAGATAAAGCAATCCAACATGACGGGTATACCAATAGTAGTAATATTGGGCAAGAAGCTCCCCATGGTAGACATTGAAGTGAGAGGGAAAAGAAGAGACGGACAGCAACAGGAGGGCAGATACCACGTACATATAGACAACTTGTCCCACACTGTAAATAGTTTATTAATAGATATGTAG
- a CDS encoding Csp37 plasma membranel protein (incomplete, gene starts within a gap in the genome sequence; similar to C. parapsilosis CPAR2_803090 and C. albicans CSP37) encodes KADEVKADAEKEKSSWFSWGNKKADEAQDKKEELVSWGSKKADEARANAEKEKNSWLSWGNNKADEAEQKKDDLASLASKKLDEATKEFNKQYDASINELNKQYENLGKVFSTTKDQANESFKVQRENAVQQYNEAYKKFQELSNDLANDPEKNKKLSKAKEDFSKSLEHLKSYGDDVYQDITAKLSELFK; translated from the coding sequence GAAAGCTGATGAAGTCAAAGCCGACgcagaaaaggaaaagagCTCTTGGTTCAGTTGGGGAAACAAGAAAGCCGATGAAGCTCAAGATAAGAAAGAGGAATTGGTGTCATGGGGCAGCAAAAAAGCTGACGAAGCTAGGGCCAACGccgaaaaagaaaagaactCTTGGCTCAGCTGGGGCAACAATAAAGCCGATGAAGCtgaacaaaagaaggaCGATTTGGCATCATTGGCAAGCAAGAAGTTGGACGAGGCGACTAAGGAGTTCAATAAGCAATATGATGCTTCAATAAACGAACTCAACAAGCAATATGAAAACTTGGGTAAGGTTTTTAGTACCACTAAAGATCAAGCTAACGAGTCCTTTAAGGTACAGAGAGAAAATGCAGTGCAACAATACAATGAAGCTTACAAGAagtttcaagaattgaGTAACGATTTGGCCAATGATCCAGAAAAGAATAAGAAATTGTCAAAGGCCAAGGAAGATTTCAGTAAGTCATTGGAGCACTTGAAATCTTATGGTGATGATGTCTACCAAGATATCACGGCAAAGTTGAGTGAATTGTTTAAGTAG